Below is a genomic region from Gracilimonas sp..
TCCCTTTTCCTTTGACGGTCTATAAATAAAATTCCACAGGTCCGGATTAAAAACCCAATTAATGGCCAGGTTTTGACGTCACTCTTAGCCACAAAAAGGCATCTCAGCTGAGAGAAAAGCACAAATATATCTATGTAACTAAGATGATTTGATACTAACAAAAAAGGAGGGTCGGGTACTTTATTATTGATTTCTACTTTTGCTCCAATTATCCAGCAACATACTTTACCCCACGCACGAAGCAGGTATCCCCTTAGCTTTTCATAGTTGATTCCAAGCACAGAACCAACCAGACATAGCATGATCAGGGAATAAAAGAAAAGGGTTGCAACCAAAAAGCTGATTAATTTTGTAATAGCCCGTAGAATACTCATGGGCGGAAATTAACAATTTCTATTTGAAAAACAGGTTTTTTGTTTCGGGTTTGATTGTGTTCAAATCTAACAAGATCAGAAAATCAATAGATTTAAAAGTCCTGTCGATAGCGGGCGAACTACATACTTTCGCACCAATTTGGAGGTAGAGTTGAAATAACTTGGGAAGCTCTATTTCGGAATGATTAGATACAACCCTCCCCGGGCAATGGAATGCAGGCTCAACTGGTATATTAATGCAATGATGAAGGTGCCCTCTTCGTGTCACGTAATTAAATACTCTCCAGGCTTCCTCAGATGATTGTGAAGTTAGTGAGCAACATCCAAATAGAAATCGCTTTTCTGTTATTACCAGATATTTTGCTATTGCCTTCCAAAGGAGAAAAAGTACTCTTCCATTACGATGTTCTTTATGAATGCAAGCCCTCCCTAGTTCTATTCCGTTAAATAAAACTTCAGCCGGGAAAAGGCTGATTGTAAATTCGGATGCAGTATAAAATCCATTCCCTTGTTCGGCCATGTCCCCATCCTGTACACGATAAGTACCAATCACTTTATTTGTAGCATTCTCAATTACCAATAAATGATGAAACTGCTTATCAAATTCATCTTCATCCATCATATTGATATATGATTGAGGCAATCCTTCCCCCAGCTCAAGATTAAAAACCTCAAAACGTAGTTTCAGTGCCAGTTCTACTTCCTGCCAGCTTTTAGCCAGTCGGACAGTGTATTTATTTGTCTGAATGTTTAAAGAATCAAACTTTGCAACGTCAGAATTCGTTTTATTTTCAACTTTAGTAACAGAGACCATAGTATCTTGTTTAAGAAGGTTCAACTGAAACTAAATTCCCTGGATTAAGGATATATTTAGTAATTGTTGTGAAAATGTATTTAACCTTAAGCTCGCTTTGATATTTACTTAATTGATAAATATTTGTACCCTTAATTATGCTGTACTACAAAGAATATAAATCTTCTGAAGAGAGAGACTGGGTTGTGTTTGTCCACGGTGCAGGTGGAAGCTCATCTATTTGGTTTAGCCAGCTAAGGGACTTTAAAAAACACTTTAATGTGTTAATGGTGGATTTACGAGGACATGGGAAATCTAAAGACCTGCTTCAGAAGTATTATGAGGAGAATTATTCCTTTGAGTTTATTAGCCAGGATATCATTGAGGTACTGGATCATCTTAAAATTCAAAAAGCGCACTTCATTGGGGTATCACTAGGAACTATAATAATTCGTACAATCGCTGAAATTGCGCCAGAACGGGTTAAATCTTCTATCCTATGCGGTGCCATTACCCGACTAAATGTACGCTCCAGAATTCTTGTATTCGTTGGTCATATGTTTAAGCGGTTCATCCCCTATATGTGGCTTTATAAATTATTTGCCTGGATTATTATGCCAAGAAAGCGCCACGCTAAATCCAGAAATCTATTTATCAGGGAAGCAAAAAAACTATATCAAAAAGAATTTCTAAGATGGTTTAAGCTAACCAATGAGGTGAATCCGCTGCTTCGTTATTTCAAGGAAAAAGAAGTTCAAACACCCATGCTTTACGTGATGGGCAGTGAAGACTATATGTTTCTCCCTCCTGTGAAGCAAATCGTAGAAAAGCATAAAAACTCTACACTACAGGTAATAGAAAATTGTGGTCATGTTTGTAATGTAGAGCGCCCCGGAGCCTTTAACAGGGTTTCCATTCAGTACCTGAAGGCTCACTCCTGATTCGATTTTATTCGCTGCTACCGTTAATTCGTTCAGCATTGGGATTATTCCCATTTCTGAGAGTGAATAACCAAGCTTCACTATTAAAGCTATTTCTGATTTCGAGCGTACGATTTACAGCTGCATCAAAATCAGCAAAAGCTTCATAAGCTACATAATTGAATCTCGTTTCAGGATTGAACAGAATCTGAGTTTCGTATCCTTCTTGTTCAAGCGTTGATTTAAAATTCTGGGCATTACCAGGAACCAGGAATGAACCACCAATTATAAAATACTTCAGGTTTGAGGTTTCTTCCTGCATTGTTTCTACCTCTACTTCATTTTGCTGATACTCAAGATATTCATCCAAATTAAATGCCTTGGGTACAACCACCATCAATTCTGGTTTATCAACCGGCATACTTAGATCTTTGGCAATTTCTTTTTGATCATCAGTTAAAGCATCATCTTCTGCAGCAATAACAGGTGTTTCTTCAACTTCAACCGTATCGGGCTCCATTTCTTCCGAGTCCGTTTCTGCAAGTGTTGAATCTTCCATTACAGGTTGCTCTTCCAACTCAGCTTCTGCTTCTTCTTCCTCAACGGGCATATCAAAAGTTTCGGTAGTAAAAACCCTATCCAGATTTGTTCTCATGCCATCACGGGTATCGTTTAGCACTTCTCTCTGTGTAAGTTTACGTTGAGATATACGCTCTGAAACAGGCTTAATCAGCTCAGCCTGAATGATAATAATCAGTTCATTCTCAAGATAATCTTTAGAATTGTATCCGAATAAATAACGCAAGCCAAAGAACCATCCTGGCAGGTCTTTCAAGATTGGCACTCCCCTGCGGACTGATGTTTCTTCTGTTCTGTATAAACCAGCCACGTATGTAGCTTCGCCATTGAGCAGGATTGCAGAAGTTGTAGCTTCTTGTTTATTCACAATAGTACTTACAACATCGGGCTGAACCGTTGATCTTTCTACTTCCAGAGACAAATAAATAAATGAGGTATCGCCTTGAGTGATAATTTCCGGTGTAACTGTTAAGATTGTACCGGTGCTCACAAAGTTATCGATCACATTTCCTGCAATATCCTGTTGTTTAATCGAGAAATCCTGCCCAACCTGAATATTACCTTCTTCACCATCAACCACTTTAATAGATGGGGTCGCTAAAACTTTACCAAGGTTATCAGCTTCAAAAGCACTGAAAAGAGCTTGTACACTAATGCCCGGTCCTACTTCACCAAGGTTTACTAATGCATTAAAAGCATTTTGAGATACACTGGCGGCATTATAGGAATTGACTGAAACAAACTGATCATTAAACTCAGTAGCAGGTATACCCTCTCCTCCTCCAGAAGCTCCAACGAAGTCAGATAAATTATCAGGCACATCACTTGTTAAAGTTGACCAGTCAATACCAATTTCCTGCAGCGCCCTTTTATTACCTTCGAAAAAAGTAGCGTTAATACGAACTTCCTGTGTGCGTGTTGTTGCTGATGGTGGTTCACCCTGTGCTGAAGAACCACTTGACCCACCTGACGAGGCCTGGGTTGTAGTGCCTGTTGTCTCAGGAGCCGGCACCGTAATCTCATAGAAATCATCATATTCTGTCAACTCAAGATCGTTGAACCTCATGATGTATTGGAGAGCGTCTTTCCAGTGCATTGCCGGCAAAGTAACACCAATAGTACCGCTATAGGCAGAGTTATCGACGATAAATCTATTCTCAAATTCCTGTGCAAAAGTATTAATAATCTCTATCGCTTCATTGTAAGTCGTACTTTTGTCGAAGGCTACGATTTCATCCGGATTAGTGTATTCTCTAAACGGATCTACGATCTGAGCATTACTTAGCCCGGGCATCATTATACTAACCAAACCGATAAGGACTAATGATAAAAAACCTTTTTTGTAGAATGTTGCTTTCATTGGGTTCATCGCTCTATCTCCAAGGTAACCAATTCCGTGATGCCACCTTTGTTTAGATTAAAAGTAGCGGATTTATTATTAAGGTCTATAGATTCTAATTCACCAAGATAAACTTTATCTCCTTTTCTAAGTGAATTTATGTTACCTCCCTGATCTACGATAAAAATTCGAGATGCGGTGAGGCCTATAAGTCTGCTTTGCTCCACATTAATGAGATTTTCATCGTTAGGAGGAATTATTTCTTGTATTAGCGGATAGAATGGATTGAATGTTGAAACACGCTCATCCATAGTTAGCTGACTTGATAAAGCCAGCCCTTCCTGAATCGGAATCCGCTCATAATAACTTTCAATGGTAAATGTGAAGGTAATATCGTTTAATTCTTCAGGATTTGAACTGGGCGGTGCTAATGAAATTTCAGAAATCTTATTCAACAGCTGGCTGTTTTCAATTTTGTTAATAAAATTCATAAAGTTAGAATAACTGCCGTACCCATTAATGTCTGCGTTTACCACTCCATATTGATCCTGAGCCGTAGAGTCCACAAAAACAAAGTCAAAAAACACTTTAGAATTGGTGCTGCTGTTACTTATGTAATTCAGGTAATCATAAATATCATCAGGATTTGGAGACTTGAATAGCGATTTATCAGCGTCTTCTATAATAGATAATGCTTGTTGATATCGCTGATTTAATGCAGGAAAAGCATCACTTGTAGCCTTTTTACTGTTGAAGTCTTTCTGCTTTTCAGTTACAGAGGTCTGAAGTTCTTCCAGTTCAGACATCTGAAAAAACTTGATATAAGTAAAAGCAGCCCCTACGAACAACGTAAGCGTTACTAAAAGAATAATGGTATTTCTGACCGCGTATGACAATTGACTATTAGTTTCCTTCTATTAAATCTTCGATTCCCTGTACACTTTGAGGTGTATAGATACTTTCATCATCAAAAAACTCTGAGACAACATAAGTAAAGTTGTAAATATCCTGTTCTCTAATTTGATCTGAAGTCACGTCCAATAAAGTAGCATGCTCAAAAACATCTGCTAACTCTGCAATACGTTCTCTGTAAACAGCGTATCCATTTAATTCAATATCACCGTTTGGTAAAGTTGTAGCCGATGTCAACCAAACTGAATTAACATCTTCGAAACCACTATTCAACCGATCCATGTTCTTACTCCAGCGCAATGTCCCCTGGTTAAGTTCACTCAACAATACAAGTTTGGCTTGAATTTGTTCTAAGTCAGAACTTATCTGATTATATCTTTGAACAGTAGGCTCGAGTGATTGAATTTGTGCATTAAGGGTACTCACGTCATTACGCAGCCTGTCAATTTCAGCCGCATTTTGAGTGTAAAAGTGATTTGAAACAATTGGAGTCAATAAAATCAAAAGAAGAAGCAGAAAACCGTGCCATTGCAGTTTAAAAATCTTCTGACGATCTCTTACATAGTTAGGCAGAAAAGAGATGCTAGGAAACTTATCCTTTTCGTAACCAGAAGCCGACCAGGCGGCGCCAATAGCTGTTGTAAAAGCAGGAATTGATGATGGATTTATTTCCGCGGAGTCAAAAAACTCATCCGAAAATTCGAACTCAGATACATTCACATCCTGAAAACGTTCCTCAAAAAACTCAATAGCATCATCGCCAAGGGAGTTATTACAAATAATCAGACGATCCAGGTTAGGAACTTCACCAGTATCTAGCTGGAAAAGAATCTTACTGAATATAGTATTGAGGAATTTTGGATTTTTAATACCTTCGGTGATAATCGGAGAAACAATCCATAGCTGTGGGCCTTTCAAAAACAGAATTCTGCTTGTTTTTTCACCAAACTGAACTACACCTGTAATACTGTTAATATCCAGGTCATAATTAGCTCTTATCAATCCTAAAAGCAGAATCTCATCTGGTAAAATTTCATTGATGAACATCTTCCCGCGATAGATATCACGGGTGCGATTCATCAACTTGAGCAAATCAGGCTCATCATCGATAGAGGTAAGTAATAGGGCTCCATCATCCCTGACCGAATAAGAGTAGTAATCTTCGGCCTTGGAAACGCCATGCAGAGCTTCAAGCCGGTCGTCTACAATTACCTGTAAATCTTTTCTTTTAGTTTCAGAAAAATCAACATCTTTAAGAATCTGAAAAATAGTTTGACCTGCGGGAATACTAAGGCCAATATCTGCTCTTTTTGAATCTGTTGAACTTAAGAGATTATAAACTAACAACTCATTTGAGGCAGCTGCTTCAGTTTCATCTACCATATCGGTATCTACAATCTCATCTGAGCCTTCTAAATCATCAAGGTTATCAAAATCGATATCTTCAAAATCATCGAGATCATCCTCAAAGGCTTCCAGGTCTAACTCTTCAGTCTGATCTTCTTCCTCTTCTTCTAGCCCGAATATTACATCTTCATCATCAAGACTATCATCTATGCTATCGAAAACATCTACGGTTTCTTCTTCTTTCGGGGCTTTGGCTTTCCCTTTTAAACTCTCTACCAAGCGAACTTTATCCAGACTAACTAAAGAAACTTTCTTGCCAGATATTTTAACCCTGGCGATTTTCAGAAACTCTTCGTCAACAACAATTCCGGTATATGTCTTATTTCCTAACATGCTTCAGAGTCTAGTAATTTACTTCACTTAAAAGTTGAACCATTTTAGTTTTGTTGTTGGCGTGATTGAGGGCATTCTCTTTGGAAATAATACCATCGGTATACAATCTCTTAAGATCCTGCTCCATTGTATTCATCCCTTTATCACTACCCTCCATTAGCATCTGGTATATCTCGCTAATGTTATTATTTCGGATAGCCGCTCGCACTGATGTATTAACCATTAATACTTCTTTGGCCAAAACTCGCTTCCCATCCAGGCTGGGAACCAGTTTTTGACTTACTACACAAGTTAAAACATCCGCAAGCCTCACTCTTACCCTATTTTGTTCTTCCGTTGGGACCTCACCCAAAATCCGCTCAATACTTTCCATAGCTGATGAGGTGTGCAGAGTACCGAAAGTTTTGTGGCCAGAGTCAGTAATTTCCAGAGCTGTCATAATCGTTTCCGGATCTCGAAGCTCACCAATCACGATGATATCGGGATCCTGACGAAGTGCCTGCACAGCACCTTCCTTGAAGGATTCAACATCTCGTCCAACTTCTCTGTGCCGAACTACTGACTTTATCGGGGTGTGAATTAATTCTACTGGCGAAGCAATAATAACAATGTGAGAATCAACCGTCCGGTTATTTGCATCAATAATAGTATCAAGAGTTGAGGACTTACCTGAACCTGTAATACCCGTAATAAGCGTTAATCCATACTTGTAATATTTCAAGCTTAACGCCTTAGCAACCTCTGTATGGACGTTTAAATTCTTGAAAGGACGAATAGTGTTATCAATTTTCCGCATGTTCAGAGCAAGATGCTCAAGATCAAAATACATATCGGCCCTGAAACGTTGCTGTGTACCGCCCCCAAGATCTATCGAATATGAAAAGTCGAGGTTTTTATCCTCAATTAATTTTTTTCGCTGGGTGGGAAGAATCGCATTGTGCAACAATACATTTGTTTCGTCAAGTGTGAGGCTAACTGGTTCTTTTGCAGGCTTCTTATCACCATAAATTCGATACCATACCCGACCATCACATCCGGGGCCTCCCAAGTCAATATCAGAAGCATCATTCTTGAGCATCTTTTTAAGGTAGTTGTCCAAAATCTCAGAGAGCTTTTCACGGTGCTCATCTCCTAAATTATCAACAACATTTCCCAATTGGATATGGCGATCTATACCCCTGGAAGTTCGGGGTAATTTCTCAATAACTGGTTTTACCAGTTCTGATAGCTTTTCGGATTTTTTAGTTGCCGCCTCCATAATAAAGCCAAATCATTTTGTTGATGACAAATAACAGGATAACTGTAGAGGTTCATTGTTACGAAAAAAATTAAAAAAAACTAATATTCCAAGCCTATGTGCTTGCGAATTATAAGTTTGCCGTACAATAAACCGTTTTCAGTATTACCAGTTTGTGTCGTTCAATAATCTTTTCTTCAGATTAAGTAATTGAACATTCATGTTACTGATCTTACGCTGCTGTATTTCGATGATATTTTTTGTAAAGATATTAAAGAGCTTTTCAGGCTTTTTCCTGAAAAAATTAAGAGCTTCGTACCTTTCATACCTTAACAGTACGCAATCGCCTTCAGCTGTAACCTTAGCCATTCTATTATTCTTACTGAATAAAAAAGTTTCCCCTAAAAAGTTTCCTTCTCCCAACGTAGCTAACTGTATGTTATCTTTCCATATACATACCTTACCCTCGGCTACTAAATAGGCTGAATTAACATATTCCGATTCATTCAGGATTATTTCATCAGACAAAAATCTTTCTTCCTTCCCTAACTGAAGGAATTCCAGAACGTCTTCATAATGAAAGTTTTTCAGAAGCAACGGAGGTTCTTTCAAAAACTTCTTTATGTAATCGGTCATTAATTCATCGCCGGAATTTGACATCTCAGTACTCATACTAAACCCCTGTAATGGTTACTACTGGCATAACAGCAATATGCATTAAGTTAATATTTAATTTCAAGTTTTCCGCTTATTAATCTTCAATAGTTGCAGCCACAATTTCCTCGATCGTAGAAACACCTTCTTTGATACGCTCCCGGCCAGACCCACGTAATGTAAGCATCCCCTGGGACATTGCTAGTTCTTTAATGGCGCCTTCATCAATATCGCCACCTGCATCTAATATCATTTGTTTAATTTCTTTAGAGAAGTACAGGGCTTCATGAATACCTGCACGTCCTTTAAACCCAGTCTGATTACATTTTTCACAACCCACAGCCTTATAAAATGTAGCTTCTTCAATTTCCTGGTCTGTAAAACCAATGCCTTTAGCTGACTCAGGGTGTGGGGTGTAAACTTCCTTACAACTACCACACAGACGTCGAATCAAACGCTGAGCAACTACCAGATTAACAGCGTTAGCAATCAAAAAGGGCTCAACCCCCATCTTAAAAAGACGAGAAATTGCACTAGGTGCATCGTTGGTGTGAAGTGTTGAAAATGTTAAGTGACCAGTGTTTGCCAGTTTGATGGCAATCTCAGCAGTCTTTAAATCCCTCATCTCACCTACCAGTACAATATCAGGGTCATGTCGTAAGATACCCCTAATAGACTGGTCGAAAGTCATGTGATTACTAATTTTAAGCTGTCTGGCTCCTTCAATAATGTACTCAACAGGTTCCTCCACAGTTAACACATTTTTTGTTGGGTCAATCACATAATACAAAGCGGCTACCAACGTCGTTGACTTACCACTACCGGTAGGTCCCGTGATAATTACGATACCCGAAGGCTTTTGGATTGACTTGACAAAATTAGCTTTTGCCTGCTTTTGCAGGCCAAGTTTATCCAGATCTCTAATTACATTTCGATCATCCAAAACACGAATTACAATGGATTCAAACTTGCGATCGTATTGTTTACCAACAATGGGCATGATGGAAACCCGGTATCGAATACCTACACCATCAATCTGACGCTGAATAAATCCATCCTGAGAAGCATCCCGTTCAAAACGGTCAACATTTCGTGTTTTATCTTTAATAACAGCTGAAATAGCTTCAGGTTTTACATTCTTCTGCTGATACCAAAGTTGCAGTTTACCATCCACACGAAACCGAATATCTGTTGTAGTCGGGGAGCTGGGAACAATGTGCATATCACTAACACCCTGACGAACTGATTCAACCAACATCCCCTCCACCAGAGAGTTGAGCATACTCTGATTGATCTCAGCATCAATCTCTTCTTCATCAATTTCTTCCTGATTTTTATCTAAATCAGGCTCTTCATAATCGATTTCCTCGAGCAGATCCAGGAATTCGTTTTTCTGCTCATATACTTTGGAAAGAATGTCTTCTATCGACTCATATTTACAGTAGACTAATTCGGTTTGTTTGAAATTAATCTTATTGAGTACGCTCTGGATATTGGGATCAGATGGGTCTGCAGCAGCAATTATGATGGAATTCTTGGTTTTTTGGTACGGTAACGCCTTATGATGTACCAGTTCATCCACAATCTCTTTCGGGAGGTCTTCGAGGTTTTCTTTGATATGATCAAGAACCTCTCCCGGTATTTCATCTACATCTTTAAGAACTTCACGAAATGCATATATACTGGCAATTTCTTTCATCACCAAATGCCTGTTAAGGCCTAAATCCTGAGAAAGAATTTGCCCTAACCTGCGGTTACTTTCCTTGGGTTCCTCAGAAAGTATAGACAAGCCTTTTTGCAACTGCTCATTAGTGATTATCCCTTTGTTTACAAGGATATCCCCTATATGTCTTCGTATGTTTATTTTTCCCATTTAAAACTCTTAAACACCAGAATTTGGCTGAATTACAGCTGATTCGGAAGAAACAACAGTAATAGCAATCAGAGCTACCATGATAAATAAATTGATAAACAAATTTATCATGTCAATTACTGACTGCATCTTGTAGGTAGTTTGAATCTCGTAATATTCGGCCAGCTGTTTGGCATTTTCCCTTAAAGCACCAGATTCTGCACCTAATCTAAATCTACTTAATGCCGTATTTGTAAATACCCCTGTGGCCTCCATAGACTCAATAAGCCCGGCAC
It encodes:
- the pilO gene encoding type 4a pilus biogenesis protein PilO, producing the protein MSYAVRNTIILLVTLTLFVGAAFTYIKFFQMSELEELQTSVTEKQKDFNSKKATSDAFPALNQRYQQALSIIEDADKSLFKSPNPDDIYDYLNYISNSSTNSKVFFDFVFVDSTAQDQYGVVNADINGYGSYSNFMNFINKIENSQLLNKISEISLAPPSSNPEELNDITFTFTIESYYERIPIQEGLALSSQLTMDERVSTFNPFYPLIQEIIPPNDENLINVEQSRLIGLTASRIFIVDQGGNINSLRKGDKVYLGELESIDLNNKSATFNLNKGGITELVTLEIER
- a CDS encoding ATPase, T2SS/T4P/T4SS family; the protein is MEAATKKSEKLSELVKPVIEKLPRTSRGIDRHIQLGNVVDNLGDEHREKLSEILDNYLKKMLKNDASDIDLGGPGCDGRVWYRIYGDKKPAKEPVSLTLDETNVLLHNAILPTQRKKLIEDKNLDFSYSIDLGGGTQQRFRADMYFDLEHLALNMRKIDNTIRPFKNLNVHTEVAKALSLKYYKYGLTLITGITGSGKSSTLDTIIDANNRTVDSHIVIIASPVELIHTPIKSVVRHREVGRDVESFKEGAVQALRQDPDIIVIGELRDPETIMTALEITDSGHKTFGTLHTSSAMESIERILGEVPTEEQNRVRVRLADVLTCVVSQKLVPSLDGKRVLAKEVLMVNTSVRAAIRNNNISEIYQMLMEGSDKGMNTMEQDLKRLYTDGIISKENALNHANNKTKMVQLLSEVNY
- a CDS encoding ATPase, T2SS/T4P/T4SS family; translated protein: MGKINIRRHIGDILVNKGIITNEQLQKGLSILSEEPKESNRRLGQILSQDLGLNRHLVMKEIASIYAFREVLKDVDEIPGEVLDHIKENLEDLPKEIVDELVHHKALPYQKTKNSIIIAAADPSDPNIQSVLNKINFKQTELVYCKYESIEDILSKVYEQKNEFLDLLEEIDYEEPDLDKNQEEIDEEEIDAEINQSMLNSLVEGMLVESVRQGVSDMHIVPSSPTTTDIRFRVDGKLQLWYQQKNVKPEAISAVIKDKTRNVDRFERDASQDGFIQRQIDGVGIRYRVSIMPIVGKQYDRKFESIVIRVLDDRNVIRDLDKLGLQKQAKANFVKSIQKPSGIVIITGPTGSGKSTTLVAALYYVIDPTKNVLTVEEPVEYIIEGARQLKISNHMTFDQSIRGILRHDPDIVLVGEMRDLKTAEIAIKLANTGHLTFSTLHTNDAPSAISRLFKMGVEPFLIANAVNLVVAQRLIRRLCGSCKEVYTPHPESAKGIGFTDQEIEEATFYKAVGCEKCNQTGFKGRAGIHEALYFSKEIKQMILDAGGDIDEGAIKELAMSQGMLTLRGSGRERIKEGVSTIEEIVAATIED
- a CDS encoding GNAT family N-acyltransferase, which produces MVSVTKVENKTNSDVAKFDSLNIQTNKYTVRLAKSWQEVELALKLRFEVFNLELGEGLPQSYINMMDEDEFDKQFHHLLVIENATNKVIGTYRVQDGDMAEQGNGFYTASEFTISLFPAEVLFNGIELGRACIHKEHRNGRVLFLLWKAIAKYLVITEKRFLFGCCSLTSQSSEEAWRVFNYVTRRGHLHHCINIPVEPAFHCPGRVVSNHSEIELPKLFQLYLQIGAKVCSSPAIDRTFKSIDFLILLDLNTIKPETKNLFFK
- a CDS encoding type II and III secretion system protein, with amino-acid sequence MNPMKATFYKKGFLSLVLIGLVSIMMPGLSNAQIVDPFREYTNPDEIVAFDKSTTYNEAIEIINTFAQEFENRFIVDNSAYSGTIGVTLPAMHWKDALQYIMRFNDLELTEYDDFYEITVPAPETTGTTTQASSGGSSGSSAQGEPPSATTRTQEVRINATFFEGNKRALQEIGIDWSTLTSDVPDNLSDFVGASGGGEGIPATEFNDQFVSVNSYNAASVSQNAFNALVNLGEVGPGISVQALFSAFEADNLGKVLATPSIKVVDGEEGNIQVGQDFSIKQQDIAGNVIDNFVSTGTILTVTPEIITQGDTSFIYLSLEVERSTVQPDVVSTIVNKQEATTSAILLNGEATYVAGLYRTEETSVRRGVPILKDLPGWFFGLRYLFGYNSKDYLENELIIIIQAELIKPVSERISQRKLTQREVLNDTRDGMRTNLDRVFTTETFDMPVEEEEAEAELEEQPVMEDSTLAETDSEEMEPDTVEVEETPVIAAEDDALTDDQKEIAKDLSMPVDKPELMVVVPKAFNLDEYLEYQQNEVEVETMQEETSNLKYFIIGGSFLVPGNAQNFKSTLEQEGYETQILFNPETRFNYVAYEAFADFDAAVNRTLEIRNSFNSEAWLFTLRNGNNPNAERINGSSE
- a CDS encoding alpha/beta hydrolase, whose translation is MLYYKEYKSSEERDWVVFVHGAGGSSSIWFSQLRDFKKHFNVLMVDLRGHGKSKDLLQKYYEENYSFEFISQDIIEVLDHLKIQKAHFIGVSLGTIIIRTIAEIAPERVKSSILCGAITRLNVRSRILVFVGHMFKRFIPYMWLYKLFAWIIMPRKRHAKSRNLFIREAKKLYQKEFLRWFKLTNEVNPLLRYFKEKEVQTPMLYVMGSEDYMFLPPVKQIVEKHKNSTLQVIENCGHVCNVERPGAFNRVSIQYLKAHS
- a CDS encoding cyclic nucleotide-binding domain-containing protein, producing MSTEMSNSGDELMTDYIKKFLKEPPLLLKNFHYEDVLEFLQLGKEERFLSDEIILNESEYVNSAYLVAEGKVCIWKDNIQLATLGEGNFLGETFLFSKNNRMAKVTAEGDCVLLRYERYEALNFFRKKPEKLFNIFTKNIIEIQQRKISNMNVQLLNLKKRLLNDTNW